From Xenopus tropicalis strain Nigerian chromosome 3, UCB_Xtro_10.0, whole genome shotgun sequence, the proteins below share one genomic window:
- the gtf2a2 gene encoding transcription initiation factor IIA subunit 2 isoform X1, with protein MAYQLYRNTTLGNSLQESLDELIQSQQINPQLALQVLLQFDKAINSALAQRVRNRVNFRGSLNTYRFCDNVWTFVLNDVEFREVTDLVKVDKVKIVACDGKNTGSNTAE; from the exons ATGGCTTATCAACTGTACAGGAATACGACACTGGGTAACAGTCTTCAGGAAAGCTTGGATGAGCTAATACAG TCTCAACAGATCAACCCTCAACTTGCACTTCAGGTTCTGCTACAGTTTGACAAGGCTATTAATTCAGCATTGGCACAGCGGGTCAGAAACAGAGTCAACTTTAGG gGATCCTTAAACACTTATAGGTTTTGTGACAATGTATGGACCTTTGTGTTGAACGATGTCGAGTTCAGAGAGGTTACTGACCTAGTGAAGGTGGATAAAGTTAAAATTGTTGCCTGTGATGGAAAAA ACACCGGTTCAAACACTGCAGAGTAA